In Penicillium oxalicum strain HP7-1 chromosome VII, whole genome shotgun sequence, one DNA window encodes the following:
- a CDS encoding putative UPF0442 protein: MSGTEDHERCTHTPDASGTESDRGSASTTKKEAESPEGVPHPLNDREDDRTHEKAKVLSAPRHIYFQSDKASAREVPRNAPLEDPRAELERAYRVAMPHPPSMPYAHDSSDLAVAQTPEQGLGLGGGEETSGYRRSEESSPSPESSERKTSESSTLQYLRWRFHSAAQSATQKLRGKVASLDGLMGRPTSNGDDLQSGAYGDNLEPARQPPVSDTDTKRNKRDMEKQEGQPESSSEAHRMVRDLTHRQSGKRRKIRARPYPQSGMGPVVGGDQSSVQPSTQYRSAGEEILSQLRMLNRENQQDGGAKPSQAPIQPTPAGSFTRSSSEPAPLAPGKRNKQEKWYKRPPNTSTSTLVGVSNGPGGTNTLVPSEALSAAAQRRGQQAERRINRDEEIRVTVQIAEIICRQQFIIQLCRALMLFGAPTHRLEEYMQMTAKVLDVESQFLYLPGCMIMSFDDPTTRSTEVKLVRVGQGIDLAKLSDTHLIYKNVIHDVIGVETAVRELDDVMRKSPRYPKWIVVVVYGLATATFGPFAFHARPIDMPIIFINGLLVGLMQHLAAPRSVLYSNVFEVTSAVVTSFLARAFGSIPWRIVDGKRQYIFCFSAIAQSSIALILPGFLVLCSSLELQSHQIIAGSIRMVYAIIFSLFLGYGITVGTTLYGLMDNGAVSDINCPPAGAFENPYIQRFPFVALVTVWLLIINQGKWKQLPPMIFIALTGYVSNYFSTKKLGKNSQVANSVGAFAVGILGNLYSRVWHGHAATAILPAIFILVPSGLAATGSLISGVQSADQIKQNITSHGSSDPAPGAGLAAGSSVFSLGLGMIQVAIGITIGLFIAALVVYPFGKRRSGLFSF; this comes from the coding sequence CCACGCAATGCACCTCTGGAGGATCCACGTGCCGAGCTGGAAAGAGCATACCGTGTGGCCATGCCGCATCCTCCGTCCATGCCATACGCCCATGACTCTTCAGACCTGGCAGTGGCTCAGACTCCAGAGCAAggacttggacttggaggaggagaagagaccagTGGATATAGAAGGTCTGAGGAATCATCCCCCAGCCCGGAATCTTCTGAAAGGAAGACATCGGAATCCTCCACACTGCAGTATTTAAGATGGCGGTTTCATTCGGCTGCTCAGTCAGCCACACAAAAGCTAAGAGGGAAAGTTGCTTCGCTTGATGGGCTGATGGGCCGACCAACCAGTAATGGTGACGATCTACAATCTGGCGCTTATGGTGACAACTTGGAGCCCGCAAGGCAGCCGCCAGTCTCCGACACAGATACTAAACGAAACAAGCGTGATATGGAGAAACAAGAGGGCCAGCCCGAAAGCAGCTCTGAGGCGCATCGAATGGTGCGCGATTTGACGCACAGGCAATCTGGGAAGCGCCGAAAAATTCGAGCTCGTCCATACCCCCAGTCTGGAATGGGTCCAGTGGTCGGAGGAGACCAGTCATCAGTGCAACCAAGTACGCAATATCGCTCCGCCGGGGAAGAGATTCTCTCTCAATTGAGGATGCTAAATCGAGAGAATCAGCAGGATGGTGGAGCTAAGCCATCTCAGGCTCCGATTCAGCCCACGCCGGCCGGATCGTTCACTCGATCCAGTTCCGAGCCGGCACCTCTCGCACCAGGCAAAAGAAATAAGCAAGAGAAATGGTACAAACGCCCTCCGAACACATCCACTTCAACTCTCGTCGGTGTCTCCAACGGCCCCGGCGGTACAAATACCTTAGTTCCAAGCGAAGCCCTCTCAGCCGCGGCGCAACGCCGTGGGCAGCAGGCGGAAAGAAGGATTAACCGGGACGAGGAGATTAGGGTTACTGTTCAAATCGCCGAAATTATATGTCGTCAGCAATTCATTATTCAACTTTGTCGAGCATTGATGTTATTTGGAGCGCCCACGCATCGTCTGGAAGAGTACATGCAGATGACGGCAAAAGTACTTGATGTCGAGAGTCAATTTCTGTATCTTCCCGGATGCATGATCATGTCTTTTGACGATCCTACGACAAGAAGCACGGAGGTGAAGCTCGTTCGAGTCGGCCAAGGCATCGATCTAGCCAAATTGTCGGATACACATCTGATCTACAAAAATGTGATTCACGATGTGATTGGAGTCGAAACTGCCGTGCGAGAGCTTGATGATGTGATGAGGAAGAGCCCTCGGTATCCTAAATGGATTGTCGTGGTGGTCTATGGGCTAGCCACCGCCACTTTTGGACCATTTGCATTTCACGCCCGTCCGATCGACATGCCTATTATTTTCATCAACGGCCTGCTGGTGGGCTTGATGCAACATTTGGCAGCGCCTCGGTCAGTCCTATATTCCAACGTTTTTGAGGTCACATCCGCTGTTGTAACATCTTTCTTGGCGCGAGCGTTTGGTAGTATTCCTTGGAGGATTGTTGACGGAAAGCGGCAGTACATCTTCTGTTTTTCGGCGATTGCACAATCTTCGATCGCCTTGATCCTTCCGGGGTTTTTGGTCTTGTGCAGCAGCCTCGAACTCCAATCCCACCAAATTATTGCCGGGTCCATTCGAATGGTTTATGCGATtatcttctccctctttctggGCTATGGTATCACGGTGGGCACCACGCTCTACGGACTCATGGACAATGGCGCCGTGTCTGATATTAACTGTCCACCGGCGGGGGCTTTCGAGAATCCGTACATCCAACGCTTCCCTTTTGTGGCGCTCGTGACCGTGTGGCTCCTGATTATCAACCAGGGGAAATGGAAACAGCTCCCGCCCATGATTTTCATCGCATTGACCGGGTATGTCAGCAATTACTTCAGCACGAAGAAGCTCGGCAAGAATTCGCAGGTTGCAAACAGTGTGGGCGCATTTGCCGTGGGTATTCTAGGGAATTTGTACAGCCGGGTCTGGCATGGTCACGCTGCCACCGCGATTCTTCCTGCGATTTTCATCCTTGTGCCTTCCGGGCTCGCAGCAACTGGGTCTTTGATCTCGGGCGTTCAATCTGCCGATCAGATCAAACAGAACATTACTTCACACGGCTCGTCTGATCCAGCTCCGGGTGCTGGGCTGGCTGCCGGTAGTTCGGTGTTTAGCCTGGGCCTGGGTATGATTCAGGTGGCAATTGGCATCACCATCGGGCTGTTCATTGCGGCACTGGTTGTATACCCTTTCGGGAAGCGACGAAGTGGTTTATTCAGTTTCTAG